One genomic window of Arachis hypogaea cultivar Tifrunner chromosome 8, arahy.Tifrunner.gnm2.J5K5, whole genome shotgun sequence includes the following:
- the LOC112707640 gene encoding cytosolic sulfotransferase 15 encodes MSMEDEEAIEGEHLLSQECKNMIISLPRERGWRTRYLYFFQDFWCQSAEIQSITKFQNHFQAKDTDIIIATIPKSGTTWLKALAFAIANRGRFAPSEKNHPLLTSNSHALVPFLEYTVYGGRFDHVPDLSNMVEPRLFVTHIPYHSLAKSIKDSNCKIIYICRNPLDTVVSTWIFINKIKPEYLPTLTLEEAFEMYCEGKIGYGPSWNHMLGYWNESTARPEKILFLKYEDLKKDTIFHAKKLGEFLGCPFTIEEENNGLIESIIKLCSFENMRELEVNKSGTFASNFENKYLFRKAQIGDWINYFSPSMVEKLSKILQEKLNGSGLSFEVLHS; translated from the exons ATGTCTATGGAGGATGAGGAAGCCATTGAGGGTGAGCATTTGCTAAGCCAAGAGTGCAAGAACATGATTATCTCCCTGCCAAGAGAGAGAGGATGGAGAACACGTTATCTCTATTTTTTCCAAGATTTTTGGTGCCAATCAGCAGAAATCCAATCCATAACCAAATTCCAGAACCATTTTCAAGCAAAGGACACTGATATCATTATTGCTACCATTCCGAAATCAGGGACAACGTGGTTGAAAGCCCTAGCCTTCGCCATCGCCAACCGCGGCCGATTCGCCCCCTCGGAGAAGAATCATCCTTTGCTCACTTCCAATTCTCATGCCCTTGTGCCATTCCTTGAGTACACAGTTTATGGTGGTAGATTTGACCACGTTCCTGACTTATCCAACATGGTTGAGCCAAGACTATTTg TTACTCATATTCCATACCATTCATTGGCCAAGTCAATTAAGGACTCCAATTGCAAGATAATCTACATTTGCAGGAACCCTTTGGACACAGTTGTCTCAACTTGGATTTTCATCAACAAAATCAAGCCGGAATATTTGCCTACATTGACGTTAGAGGAAGCTTTTGAAATGTATTGTGAAGGAAAAATTGGGTATGGTCCTTCTTGGAACCATATGTTAGGTTATTGGAATGAGAGCACAGCTAGGCCAGAAAAGATACTCTTCTTGAAGTATGAAGATCTCAAAAAAGATACAATTTTTCATGCCAAAAAATTGGGGGAGTTTTTGGGGTGCCCTTtcacaattgaggaggagaaTAATGGTTTGATTGAGAGTATAATCAAGCTGTGTAGCTTTGAAAATATGAGGGAATTGGAAGTGAATAAGTCTGGAACATTTGCAAGTAACTTTGAGAATAAGTACTTGTTTAGGAAGGCTCAAATTGGGGATTGGATTAACTATTTTTCCCCATCAATGGTTGAGAAATTGTCCAAGATTCTACAAGAAAAGTTGAATGGATCTGGCCTCTCATTTGAAGTATTGcactcttaa